One Leishmania major strain Friedlin complete genome, chromosome 29 DNA segment encodes these proteins:
- a CDS encoding putative glutamamyl carboxypeptidase (previous protein_id=AAZ09613.1), translating to MSYPATFREWLAKIISFDTTSRNSNLPMVEYVRDYLKSVGVASTFVYNPEKTHANLWATLPGENGVMQGGIVLSGHTDVVPVDGQKWDSDPFTMVEKDGKLFGRGACDMKGFLAVVLALTPQFLTMNRVKPVHYAFSFDEEVGCTGVPYLIEHLKARGFLADACLIGEPTDMNVYVGSKGFTQWSVSVQGKAIHSSMALMNTSCNAIEYAAQIITKVREIAVDLRENGRQDPEYACPFPCITTGLIKGGNAVNTVPAQCEFVVTVRITDSETPDAIERRVRAYVNDHVLPAMREEYPDAEVTVTRSLAMPAFNGKEAASVTQKALMLRKATQTYKTGGGTEGGYFEDVLGVSTVIVGPGPKAMAHLPNEYVLVDQMEKSTEFTMALVRLYTDPSYCGAGNL from the coding sequence ATGTCCTACCCGGCGACGTTTCGCGAGTGGCTGGCAAAGATCATCAGCTTCGACACGACGAGTCGCAACTCGAACTTGCCGATGGTGGAGTACGTGCGCGACTACCTGAAGTCCGTCGGCGTTGCGTCGACGTTCGTGTACAACCCGGAGAAGACGCATGCCAACCTGTGGGCGACGCTGCCCGGCGAGAACGGCGTGATGCAGGGCGGCATCGTGCTTTCAGGCCACACGGACGTTGTGCCGGTGGATGGGCAGAAGTGGGACAGCGACCCGTTCACAATGGTGGAGAAGGACGGCAAGCTGTTTGGCCGCGGAGCCTGCGACATGAAGGGCTTCCTGGCGGTTGTGCTGGCGCTGACGCCACAGTTCCTGACAATGAATCGTGTGAAGCCCGTGCACTACGCCTTCTCAttcgacgaggaggtgggcTGCACCGGCGTGCCCTACTTGATCGAACATCTGAAGGCGCGTGGGTTCCTGGCGGACGCCTGCCTCATCGGTGAACCGACGGACATGAACGTTTACGTTGGTTCGAAGGGCTTTACTCAGTGGAGCGTATCTGTGCAGGGAAAGGCGATTCACTCGTCAATGGCGCTCATGAACACAAGCTGCAACGCGATCGAGTACGCTGCGCAGATCATCACAAAGGTGCGCGAGATCGCTGTGGACCTGCGCGAGAACGGCCGCCAGGACCCTGAATACGCATGTCCGTTCCCCTGTATCACAACTGGGCTGATCAAGGGCGGCAATGCTGTGAACACGGTCCCTGCGCAGTGCGAATTTGTGGTCACTGTGCGCATCACCGACAGCGAGACACCGGACGCCATTgagcggcgtgtgcgtgcgtacgtgAACGATCACGTGCTGCCTGCAATGCGTGAGGAGTACCCCGATGCTGAGGTAACGGTGACGCGTTCGTTGGCCATGCCGGCCTTTAACGGCAAAGAGGCTGCTTCTGTGACGCAGAAAGCCTTGATGCTCCGGAAGGCTACACAGACGTACAAGACGGGTGGTGGCACGGAGGGCGGCTACTTTGAGGACGTCCTGGGTGTTTCAACCGTGATTGTGGGTCCGGGCCCTAAGGCGATGGCGCATCTGCCGAACGAATATGTGCTCGTGGACCAGATGGAAAAAAGCACTGAGTTCACGATGGCCCTGGTGCGGCTGTACACGGACCCGAGCTACTGCGGTGCCGGCAACCTGTAA
- a CDS encoding conserved hypothetical protein (previous protein_id=AAZ09614.1), with amino-acid sequence MPAEDPANVSALVAAEAECRRYVYLFDATSGTCLAALHFCGSPVLALRANSSVLVVAAVDLFHLVDLRTLRYIRQQSMHKPLNPRGVLDLSAAVPSRKAGGGTSYAVAFPQSARGYRGDVTVLTLHCVPPTSRRHARTGDGGRGASGMSAGVGAGRTSPSTTAAAANATTSGAFGAATPPMEQRTIPAHHHAVAHLRFRPDGRLLATASELGTTVKLFDSLTGALLVELQRGHRPAAVLSLAVQQDAHRIAALSANGTLHVFDCAAIVQSWESARAAKVSSSLLAHGARSPTVIGGAAGASKVRAECKHKVNLMPHPAASTTAASAKSTPRRLGSAVMAAAAGSSRANYSGSYAESNSAPPGAGPAVNDGWLHCESGFAADGRKVWVAQVQSTEVQLQHAASTALSKSATPSPRLCVGSLTCFPLPSPNRGRSGGAISPADKGEEGCHYVVV; translated from the coding sequence ATGCCAGCGGAAGACCCAGCCAACGTCTCGGCCCTTGTAGCCGCCGAGGCTGAGTGCCGGCGCTATGTGTACCTGTTCGACGCTACCAGTGGCACTTGCCTAGCGGCGCTGCACTTCTGCGGGtcgccggtgctggcgctgagGGCGAACTCGTCTGTCCTCGTCGTGGCAGCTGTTGACCTCTTTCACCTCGTCGACCTCCGCACGTTGCGGTACATTCGACAGCAGAGCATGCACAAACCTCTGAACCCACGTGGGGTGTTGGACCtctcggcggcggtgccgtcgcggAAGGCGGGCGGTGGCACATCGTACGCCGTCGCCTTCCCTCAGTCTGCACGCGGGTACCGTGGCGATGTGACAGTGCTAACGCTGCATTGTGTACCGCCTACATCACGCCGGCACGCGCGAAcaggagacggcggcagaGGGGCCTCTGGGATGTCCGcaggcgtcggcgctggGCGAACTTCCCCaagcaccacggcggcggcggccaatGCGACGACCAGTGGCGCCTTTGGtgctgccacgccgcccaTGGAGCAGCGCACCATCCCAGCGCATCACCATGCCGTGGCACATCTGCGTTTTCGCCCGGATGGTCGACTGCTGGCCACCGCCTCGGAGCTTGGCACAACCGTGAAGCTCTTTGACAGTCTTACCGGTGCGTTGCTGGTAGAGTTACAGCGAGGCCACCGCCCTGCCGCGGTGCTCTCGCTCGCGGTGCAGCAAGACGCCCACCGGATCGCCGCGCTCAGCGCCAATGGCACCCTGCACGTCTTCGACTGCGCAGCCATCGTTCAATCCTGGGAgtcggcgagggcggcaaAGGTTTCGTCATCGCTTCTTGCTCACGGTGCGCGCTCGCCTACGGTGattggcggcgctgcaggagcgagCAAAGTACGAGCTGAGTGCAAACACAAGGTGAACTTGATGCCTCACCCAGCTGCGAGCACCACTGCTGCGTCGGCGAAATCTACTCCGCGACGACTAGGTAGCGCCGTGatggctgctgcagctgggtCATCCAGGGCCAACTATTCCGGCTCCTATGCAGAGAGCAACAGTGCCCCGCCAGGTGCGGGGCCAGCCGTCAACGACGGGTGGCTGCACTGCGAGAGCGGCTTTGCTGCGGACGGAAGAAAAGTTTGGGTGGCGCAAGTTCAGTCTacggaggtgcagctgcaaCACGCTGCTTCGACAGCGCTGTCGAAATCTgcgacgccatcgccgcggcTCTGTGTGGGAAGCCTAACTTGCTTTCCGTTGCCGTCGCCTAACCGCGGCCGCTCAGGTGGCGCTATTTCGCCTGCCGATAAAGGAGAGGAAGGATGCCACTACGTGGTCGTGTAG